A DNA window from Engystomops pustulosus chromosome 6, aEngPut4.maternal, whole genome shotgun sequence contains the following coding sequences:
- the LOC140134828 gene encoding myosin-10-like isoform X8, whose translation MSSRNSYRDDAERYLFVDQNPVSMTATQADWTAKKQVWVPSEKHGFEAASIKEERGDEVVVELAENGKKVVVNKDDIQKMNPPKFTKVEDMAELTCLNEASVLHNLKDRYYSGLIYTYSGLFCVVINPYKNLPIYTEQIVEMYRGKKRHEMPPHIYAISETAYRSMLQDREDQSILCTGESGAGKTENTKKVIQYLAHVASSHKGRKEHTAPSSSAVSYGELEHQLLQANPILEAFGNAKTVKNDNSSRFGKFIRINFDVAGYIVGANIETYLLEKSRAIRQAKDERTFHVFYQLLAGAGEHVKTDLLLEGFNQYRFLSNGNVTIPGQQDKELFQETMESMKIMGINHEEIMSMLKMVSAVLQFGNIVFRKERNTDQASMPENTAAQKLCHLLGLNVTEFCRAILMPKIKVGRDYVQKAQTKEQADFAVEALAKAMYERLFRWLVHRINRALDRTKRQGASFIGILDIAGFEIFELNSFEQLCINYTNEKLQQLFNHTMFILEQEEYQREGIEWNFIDFGLDLQPCIDLIERPANPPGVLSLLDEECWFPKATDKSFVEKVIQELGTHPKFQKPRQLRDKADLCIIHYAGKVDYKADEWLMKNMDPLNDNIATLLHQSTDKFTAELWKDVDRIVGLDQMSGMAEMSFGSSYKTKKGMFRTVGQLYKESLSKLMSTLRNTNPNFVRCIIPNHEKRAGKLEPHLVLDQLRCNGVLEGIRICRQGFPNRIIFQEFRQRYEILTPNAIPKGFMDGKQACAIMIKALELDPNLYRIGQSKIFFRAGVLAHLEEERDLKITDIIVLFQAACRGYLARKAFARRQQQMSALKVVQRNCAAYLKLRHWQWWRLFTKVKPLLQVTRQDEVMQAKVVELQKVKDNHMKTEMELKDMGSKFQQLVEEKNILAEQLQAETELFAEAEEMRARLAAKKQELEEILHDLESRVEEEEERSLQLQNEKKKMQQHVQDLEEQLEEEEAARQKLQLEKVTTEGKLKKMEEDILLLEDQNAKLMKERKLMEERISEFTSNMAEEEEKIKSLSKLRTKYEAIIADMEDRLKKEEKGRQEMEKMKRKLDGETSDLQDQILELQQQIEELKQQLARKEEELQAALARIEEEASQKNSLLKQLRELQSHMSELQEDLESEKASRAKAEKQRRDLGEELEALKSELEDTLDSTATQQELRAKREQEVTDLKKTIEEEAKVHESQVVEMRQRHTQALEDLSEQLEQSRRFKVNLEKVKQTLESENADLVKEVKNLHATKQDSEQKRKRLEGQVSELQVRVSDSEKIKAELAEKLQKLQAELDGVSGALGSTESRSIKLTKDLSTVQSQLQDTQELLQEETRQKLNLSSRVKQLEDEKNNLLENLEEEEAAKGQLSRQIQALQQQLLESRKRMEEHGGAVENLEDAKKKLAKEFELLQQRMDEKHQVNDKLEKTKNRLQQELDDLLVDLDHQRQIVSNLEKKQKKFDQMLAEEKNISARYAEERDRAEAEAREKETKALSLSRALEEALDFKDELDRQNKLLRAEMDDLISSKDDVGKNVHELERAKRALEQQVQEMKTQIEELEDELQAIEDGKLRLEVNMQAMKAQFDRDLQNRDDSNDEKKKLLIKQVRDLEVELDEERKQKAQILAGKKKLEMDLQDMESQIDAANKGREEAVKQLKKLQLQLKEVWREVEETRSSREEMFIQSKENEKRLKSLEAELLQLQEDLAAAERAKRQAQQERDDLADELANGVSGKSALLDEKRALEARIAQLEEELDEEQSNMELLNDRYRKYTIQVETMTTELAAERSFSQKAENARQQLERQNKELKVKLNEMDSTIRSKYKIAIQSLESKIAQLEEQMEQESKERVLANKLVRRAEKRLKEVLLQVEEERRNADQFKDQLEKAHIRMKQLKRQLEEAEEEASRANSNRRRLQRELEDVTESAESMNREVTTLRSRLRRAPLQFTTRTIRQVYHLEAVSDEEPEANSGEPSTNHQQQPQQQPQPE comes from the exons ATGTCATCTCGAAACTCATATAGAGATGATGCTGAACGCTATCTTTTTGTCGACCAAAACCCAGTGAGTATGACCGCCACACAGGCGGACTGGACGGCCAAGAAGCAGGTGTGGGTACCCTCGGAGAAGCATGGGTTTGAAGCTGCCAGTATTAAAGAAGAACGGGGTGATGAGGTAGTGGTGGAACTAGCAgagaatggcaaaaaagttgtAGTCAACAAGGATGACATCCAGAAGATGAACCCACCAAAGTTTACCAAGGTGGAGGACATGGCAGAACTAACCTGTCTGAATGAGGCATCTGTCCTGCACAATCTAAAGGATCGCTATTACTCCGGACTCATCTAT ACATATTCAGGTCTCTTCTGCGTTGTGATTAACCCATACAAGAACCTGCCAATCTATACAGAACAAATAGTGGAAATGTATCGAGGGAAGAAGCGACATGAAATGCCTCCACACATATATGCAATATCAGAAACCGCCTACCGCAGCATGCTCCAAG aTCGTGAGGATCAGTCAATTCTTTGCAC GGGAGAATCAGGGGCCGGAAAAACAGAGAACACAAAGAAGGTGATCCAGTACTTGGCGCATGTGGCCTCTTCACACAAAGGCAGGAAAGAGCACACAGCCCCG AGCTCCAGTGCTGTGTCCTAT GGTGAGCTCGAGCACCAGCTTCTGCAAGCCAACCCCATATTAGAAGCTTTCGGCAATGCCAAGACTGTGAAAAACGATAACTCTTCCCGATTC GGTAAATTCATCAGAATCAATTTTGATGTAGCCGGATACATCGTTGGAGCCAACATCGAAACCT ATTTACTGGAGAAATCTCGAGCAATCCGACAGGCTAAGGATGAAAGAACCTTCCATGTTTTCTATCAGCTCCTAGCCGGAGCAGGCGAGCATGTCAAAA CCGACTTGTTACTGGAGGGCTTCAATCAGTATCGCTTCTTGTCCAATGGAAACGTCACCATTCCTGGACAGCAGGATAAAGAGCTCTTCCAGGAGACAATGGAGTCCATGAAAATCATGGGAATTAATCATGAAGAaatcatgt CTATGCTCAAGATGGTGTCCGCGGTCCTGCAGTTTGGTAACATTGTATTCCGGAAGGAGAGGAACACAGACCAAGCGTCCATGCCAGAAAACACAG CTGCCCAGAAACTGTGTCATCTCCTGGGACTCAACGTGACGGAATTTTGCCGTGCCATCTTGATGCCAAAGATCAAAGTGGGGCGCGATTACGTCCAGAAGGCACAAACTAAGGAACAG GCCGACTTTGCGGTGGAAGCGCTCGCCAAAGCCATGTATGAGCGGCTTTTCCGTTGGCTGGTTCATCGCATTAACAGAGCTTTGGATAGGACGAAGAGACAAGGCGCCTCCTTCATAGGAATTCTGGATATCGCTGGCTTTGAAATCTTTGAG CTAAACTCGTTTGAGCAGCTCTGTATTAATTACACCAACGAGAAGCTGCAGCAGCTCTTCAACCACACCATGTTCATCCTGGAGCAGGAGGAGTACCAGCGCGAGGGCATCGAGTGGAACTTTATCGACTTCGGCCTGGACCTGCAGCCTTGTATTGACTTGATTGAGAGGCCG GCAAATCCCCCAGGTGTCCTCTCACTTCTGGATGAAGAGTGCTGGTTTCCAAAGGCCACTGATAAAAGTTTTGTAGAGAAGGTCATCCAAGAACTTGGCACACATCCGAAATTCCAGAAACCAAGGCAACTCCGAGACAAGGCCGATCTATGCATCATCCATTATGCTGGAAAG GTGGATTACAAAGCTGATGAATGGCTGATGAAGAACATGGATCCTCTGAATGACAACATTGCGACTCTCCTTCACCAGAGCACAGACAAATTCACAGCCGAGCTTTGGAAAGATG TCGACAGAATAGTGGGACTGGACCAGATGAGCGGGATGGCCGAGATGTCGTTCGGCTCTTCATACAAGACGAAGAAAGGGATGTTCCGCACGGTGGGACAACTTTATAAGGAATCTCTGTCCAAATTGATGTCAACACTAAGGAACACCAATCCCAACTTTGTGCGTTGTATAATCCCCAACCATGAAAAGAGG GCTGGGAAACTGGAGCCTCACTTAGTTCTTGACCAGCTGCGTTGTAATGGAGTCCTAGAGGGGATCCGAATCTGCAGACAGGGCTTCCCAAACAGAATCATCTTCCAGGAGTTCAGACAGAG ATATGAGATCCTGACACCAAACGCCATCCCCAAAGGTTTCATGGATGGCAAACAAGCCTGTGCAATAATG ATCAAGGCCTTAGAACTGGACCCCAATCTATACCGTATAGGACAGAGTAAAATCTTCTTCCGCGCTGGAGTGTTGGCTCATCTGGAGGAAGAGCGAGACCTGAAAATCACAGACATCATTGTCCTCTTCCAAGCTGCCTGCAGAGGATACCTAGCCAGAAA AGCTTTTGCCAGGAGACAGCAGCAGATGAGCGCCTTGAAGGTGGTGCAGAGGAACTGTGCCGCGTACCTGAAGCTGAGACACTGGCAGTGGTGGCGGCTGTTCACCAAG GTCAAGCCCTTACTACAAGTGACTCGCCAGGATGAGGTCATGCAGGCGAAGGTGGTAGAACTTCAGAAGGTCAAGGATAACCACATGAAGACAGAGATGGAACTGAAGGACATGGGGAGCAAATTTCAGCAG TTGGTAGAAGAAAAGAACATTTTGGCTGAGCAGCTTCAAGCCGAGACCGAGCTGTTTGCCGAAGCCGAGGAAATGCGGGCCAGACTTGCTGCGAAGAAGCAGGAGCTGGAGGAAATCTTACATGACCTGGAGTCTCGggtggaagaagaggaagaacggAGCTTACAGTTACAGAACGAGAAGAAGAAGATGCAGCAACATGTGCAG GACCTGGAGGAGCAGCTAGAGGAAGAGGAGGCCGCTCGGCAGAAACTGCAGCTGGAGAAAGTAACAACAGAAGGCAAACTAAAGAAGATGGAAGAGGATATTCTCCTCCTGGAAGACCAGAATGCTAAACTTATGAAG GAGAGGAAGCTGATGGAAGAAAGAATTTCCGAATTCACATCAAAcatggctgaagaagaagagaagataaAGAGTCTGAGCAAACTTCGCACCAAGTATGAAGCCATCATTGCCGATATGGAAG ATCGtctgaagaaagaagaaaagggCAGGCAAGAGATGGAGAAGATGAAGAGGAAGTTGGACGGAGAAACCTCAGATTTACAGGATCAGATCTTAGAGCTCCAACAGCAGATTGAAGAACTGAAGCAACAACTGGCCCGTAAGGAAGAAGAGCTGCAGGCAGCCCTGGCCAG GATTGAAGAAGAAGCCAGTCAGAAGAATAGTTTACTGAAACAGCTCCGGGAACTCCAGTCTCATATGTCAGAATTACAAGAAGACTTAGAATCGGAAAAGGCATCTCGGGCCAAAGCAGAGAAGCAGCGACGAGACCTGGGAGAAGAACTGGAAGCGCTGAAGTCTGAGCTTGAGGACACACTAGATTCTACTGCCACACAGCAAGAACTTAG GGCCAAACGTGAACAGGAGGTGACTGACCTGAAGAAGACGATTGAAGAAGAAGCAAAAGTACACGAGTCTCAGGTTGTGGAAATGCGTCAGCGCCACACGCAGGCTCTGGAGGACCTCTCAGAACAGCTTGAACAATCACGAAGG ttcaaagTGAATCTAGAGAAGGTAAAACAGACTCTAGAGAGCGAAAACGCGGATCTGGTGAAGGAAGTCAAGAATCTTCACGCCACTAAACAAGATTCAGAACAGAAGCGCAAGAGATTAGAAGGACAAGTATCTGAACTTCAGGTCCGAGTCTCCGATAGTGAAAAGATCAAGGCTGAACTGGCAGAAAAGTTACAGAAGTTACAG GCTGAATTGGATGGAGTTTCTGGAGCGTTGGGATCCACAGAAAGCAGATCTATTAAACTCACCAAAGATTTATCTACAGTGCAGTCACAGCTGCAAGACACCCAG GAGTTACTACAGGAAGAGACTCGACAGAAGCTAAACTTGAGTTCTAGAGTAAAACAATTGGAAGATGAGAAAAATAACCTCTTAGAAAACCTCGAGGAAGAAGAGGCAGCCAAGGGCCAGCTCAGCCGGCAGATTCAGGCCTTGCAACAACAG CTACTGGAATCCAGGAAAAGGATGGAGGAGCACGGAGGGGCAGTGGAGAACTTGGAAGATGCCAAAAAGAAATTAGCCAAGGAGTTCGAGCTTCTGCAACAACGTATGGATGAGAAGCATCAAGTCAATGACAAGCTGGAAAAGACCAAGAACCGTCTGCAACAAGAACTGGACGACCTTCTGGTGGATCTGGATCATCAGAGGCAAATTGTCTCAAATCTGGAAAAGAAACAGAAAAAGTTTGACCAG ATGTTGGCAGAAGAGAAGAACATATCAGCACGCTACGCCGAGGAGAGAGATAGGGCAGAAGCAGAGGCTCGGGAGAAGGAGACCAAGGCTCTTTCCCTAAGTCGGGCGCTGGAGGAAGCTCTCGATTTCAAGGATGAACTCGACAGACAGAACAAGTTGCTGCGAGCGGAAATGGATGACCTGATCAGTTCCAAGGACGATGTTGGCAAGAAT GTTCACGAACTGGAGAGAGCTAAGAGAGCCCTGGAGCAACAAGTCCAAGAAATGAAGACCCAGATCGAAGAACTAGAGGATGAACTTCAGGCCATTGAAGATGGAAAACTCCGTCTGGAAGTCAACATGCAAGCCATGAAAGCTCAGTTTGACAGGGATCTCCAAAACCGTGATGACTCCAATGATGAGAAGAAGAAGCTCCTGATTAAGCAG GTGCGAGATCTAGAGGTAGAACTGGATGAAGAACGCAAGCAGAAGGCACAGATCTTAGCAGGCAAGAAGAAACTGGAGATGGACCTTCAGGACATGGAAAGTCAAATTGATGCTGCCAACAAAGGACGAGAAGAAGCAGTGAAGCAACTGAAGAAACTACAG CTCCAGTTGAAAGAAGTTTGGCGTGAAGTGGAGGAGACCCGGTCATCCCGGGAGGAAATGTTCATCCAATCTAAGGAGAACGAGAAGAGACTGAAGAGCTTAGAAGCAGAACTTCTCCAGCTACAAGAG GACTTGGCGGCTGCAGAGAGGGCAAAGAGACAAGCCCAGCAGGAAAGAGACGACCTGGCGGATGAACTGGCTAATGGTGTCAGCGGCAA ATCAGCCCTGCTGGACGAGAAGCGGGCACTGGAAGCCAGGATCGCCCagctggaggaggagctggacgAGGAGCAGAGCAATATGGAGCTTCTGAACGATAGATATAGGAAGTATACAATTCAG GTGGAGACAATGACCACCGAACTGGCGGCGGAGAGGAGCTTCTCGCAGAAGGCAGAGAACGCACGTCAGCAGCTCGAGAGACAAAACAAGGAGCTCAAAGTCAAATTAAATGAGATGGATTCCACCATCAGGTCAAAATACAAGATTGCCATTCAGTCCCTGGAGTCTAAGATCGCTCAGCTGGAGGAGCAAATGGAACAAGAGTCAAA GGAGCGGGTCCTGGCAAACAAACTGGTGCGACGTGCCGAGAAGAGGCTGAAGGAGGTCCTCTTACAggtagaggaggagaggaggaacgCCGACCAGTTCAAGGATCAG CTGGAGAAGGCCCACATCCGCATGAAGCAGCTGAAACGTCagctggaggaggctgaggaagAGGCGTCAAGAGCGAACTCCAACCGCCGCCGCCTGCAACGGGAAC